TGGAACGTGCGGCGCAGCTCGTCGAGGTCGGTGTCGGCCTCGGCGCCGAAGGTGCCGCGGTAGCCGGCCTCGGCGGCGAGTCCGCGGTTGATCACCTCGGAGTCGTGGTGGTCGTCGAGTTCGACGGTGACCGCGCGGGTCCACGGCAGCTCGGTGAGCACGTCCTTGGCGTCCGAGGCCATCAGGTAGGCGAAGTTCGGTGCGCAGAAGGGGGTGGGCAGCCGCAGGTGCACGGTGACCCGCCCGTCGTCGACCTCGAGGGAGCGGACGAAGCCGAGCTCGGTGATCGGCTCGTCCAGTTCGGGGTCGACGACGGCGTCGAGCGCGGCATGGGCGTGTTGTTCGGGGGTGCGCACTCAGACCACCTCCGCGGTGCGCGGCTGGCCCAGCCGGAGCTCGGCGGGCACGGGGATGTCGTACATCTCGGCGGCGTTGAGCCCGAGGATCTTCTTCTTCTGCGCGGTGGTCAGCGGTGGGTACTCGGTCATGTCCTCCGGGATCTGGAAGTCCACGAACCGTTCGACCAGCCAGCGCGGGGTCCAGATCGCGTAGTCGCTGGAGAACTGGATGCGGTCCTCGTCGAGCCAGTACAGCAGCTCACCGATGATCTCGGCGAAGTACCTCGGCCGGGTGTGCATGAACGGGATCGCCACGGCCAGCCCCGCGTGCACGTTGGGTTCCTGGGTGGCGATCCAGCAGAAGTCCTCCAGCCGCGGCAGCCCGACGTGTTCGATCACGAAGTTCAGCTCGGGGAAGTCCGTGGCGACCTTGTCGACGTCGGCGACATCGAAGGCGTCCCGGTCGAGGGGGCGCACGGTCGGTCCCTTGTGGATGTGGATGTTGCGGATACCCAGTTCCCGCGCCGCTTCCAGGTAGCGGTACGACCACGGGTCGTCGAGCTTCCAGCCGCGCGACTGCCCGCGCCACTCGGCGGTGTAGAGCTTGCAGCCCTGGAGCCCGAAGCGTTTCGCGTCCTCGCGCAGCTGCTTGAGCCCGTCCTCGCCGAGGCGCGGGTCCCAGCAGTGGTTGTAGGTGAGTTTGTCCGGGTGCGCCCTGGTCAGCGCGAAGGCCTCCTCGGTCTGGCCGAAGCCGTTCCGGTAGAACTCGTCGAGCAGCGCCGGTTGGAAGATCGCGTGGTCCACGTGGCCCTCATCGAACAGGTCGTGCATGAGTCGTTCGCTGCCTTGGTGGAGGAATTCCTCGTAGGGCCACTTCTCGGATTCGGGGCTGAGGTTGCGGTGGTAGTCGTAGAAGCAGTCGATGAACTGCTTGCCGTGGATGTTGCGCTGGTTCTCTGGGCGCGCGTCCCACAGGGCCACGTGGGCGTCGACGATGAAGTAGCTTTCGCCGTCCTTGGTGTACATGTGCTGTCCTCCGCGGGTGTCGACGGCTTCGCTGCGTTGGTGGGGACATTAGGCGGGAGAAGGGGGAGTGCGGGGCGGGTGAATGTCTCAGTTTGAGACGTTCTGATCGGCGGTGCTCGCCGAGCACGTTCGCGCTCGGGAAAACGACGCGTTGCGGTGCGGAATGTGGTGGACCGACTGGTTACCGAGGGATTTGCGACCCGTCCCGTCGGGAATTGTCCGCCCGGGAATTTCCCCTCCAGGGGAGGTTGCTCCCCTTTTCGGATTCGCCGTGGCGGTGCGGGGTTCGCCGCGCGGCCGTGGCGGGAGCGCCCGCCGCCGGTGGTGGAGCGGTTTCGAGGGGTGCGTGCTGCCTAGTCGGGGATGCTGATGCCGTACTGGGCGATCTTGCGGTAGATCGTCGCCCGGCCCATCCCGAGGATCTCGGCGGCCCGCGTGGGGGTGGTTCCCGGTTCGGCGAGGCAGCGGACGATCTCGTCGCGTTCGAGCGTTTCGATCCGGGTCAACGCGCGGGTCGGTCCGCACAGCACTTCGGGCGGCAGGTGTCGGGTGTCGACCACGTCGCTGCGGGCGGCGGCCTCGCGGACGACGCGGCGGAGCTGTTCGGTGTTGTCCGGCCAGTGGTAGGTGCGCAGCGCGCGGGCGGCCGCCGGGGTGAACCGGACGTCGCGGCCGCGGGCGCGTTTGCCGAGGTGTTCGGCCAGCGGCAGCACGTCGTCGGGGCGGCGCCGCAGCGGTGGGAGGTCGACCACCTTGTCGACGTGCCGGGCGAGTGCTTCCGGGATCGTGGTCGCCTCGCGCGCGGTGACGGCCAGCGGACCCCGGGGTTGTGCCGTGAGGATCCCGGCGAGTTCGGTGGCCGCCCACGAGGGGAGGGTGTCCACGTCGGCGGCGATGACGCTGGTGTTGTGCTTGCCCAGTTCGGGGGTCCACAGCGCGAGCCAGGACGCGGTGTCGTCGGGGGCGGGTGGGCTGGCGTGCAGGATCCGGTCGTGCGGATGCGCGCGGCGCAGCGCGGTGGCCAGCAGGGTGGTTTTGCCGACCCCGGGTTCCCCGACGACCCCGACCGAGAGCCCGTCGGCCAGTGCGGCTCGGAGCTCGTCCAGCGCGGTGTGCCAGGGCTGCGACAGTTCGGGCGTTGGTTCGGGGTGCGCTGCTGTGCTCACCCGGAACACCTCGCCGCGCGGGCTCGGGCGCGGCCGCATGCCGCGGCCGCGGGCCAGCATCAGCGCCGAGGTGTGCCCGGCGGCCGTCTGGGCCAGGGCGAACAGCAGCTCGGCCGACTTCCGCGACCAGGTGGTCAGGTTGACGCTGCCGAGCAGCCAGCCGTGCACGGGGTCCAGCACCGGGACGGCGGCGCAGGTGTAGTCCCACAGTCCGGTGCAGTAGTGCTCGTCCCCGCGGACCAGGGACGGCATCCGGTCGGCCAGCGCGAGGCCGAGCCCGTTGGTGCCTGCTTCTCGCTCGGAGAAGGCGAAGCCGGGGGCGAGGTAGGTGTTGTCGAGCGCTTTGAGCAGGGCGCGGTCCTGGCAGCTCCGGCTGAGCACGTGGCCGTCGTGGTCGGTCAGCATCAGGCTGACCGGCTCGTTGGCGAGGGTCTCGTGCAGACCCTGCAGGACCTGCTGGCCGCACCGGAAGAACAGCGACTCGTCGTCGACGTCGCCGGTGTAGACCGGGGTAATTCGTTCCGCTGGGGCTCCGTACTCCTGGCTGCGCTGCCAGGACGCCGAGAGCCGCTGGGTGGGGACGACCGGTGCGTCGCCCGCGTGAACCCGTTCGGCGAGCTCGTTCATCACGCACCTCCTCGTACGCTCCGCCGTGCGGACATCGACTGTGACACAGGTTACTCTTCCGCTGCTCCGGTCGGCGTCTCGAATTGAGACGCGGGACCGGTCCGGCTCGCGGGCAGGGGGTGTAGCCGGTGTTTTTCGCACACCGCGGTGCGTGTGGGGTGGACAGCTCGTCCGGCGGCGCACGGGTTCAGCGGGCGGGTCCGGCGCGGAGCCGGGGTCAGCGCCGGCCGGCCTCGACCACTCCGGACTCGTAGGCCAGGACCACGGCCTGGACCCGGTCGCGCAGGTCCAGTTTGGTCAGGATTCGCTTCACGTGGGTTTTGACCGTGCCCTCGGAGACCACGAGCTCGTCGGCGATCTCCGCGTTCGAGAGGCCGCGGGCCAGCAGCACGAGCACCTCGTGCTCGCGATGGGTCAGCTCGTCCAGTTCCGCGGGCGCGGGGTGCGGCTGCAGGCCGGCGGTTCCTCGCTCGACGAAGTGCTCGAGCAGCCGTCGCGTGGTGCTGGGTGCGACGACCGCGTCGCCGAAGTGCACGTGGTTGAGCGCCGAGACCAGGTCCGCGAGCGGGGCGTCCTTCAGGAGGAAGCCGCTCGCCCCTGCTCGGAGCGCTTCGTAGGCGTACTCGTCGAGGTCGAAGGTCGTCAGGATCAGCACGCGGGGACCGTCCTCGGCGCGGATCCGCCGGGTGGCCTCCACGCCGTTCATCCGCGGCATCCGCACGTCCACGAGGGCGATGTCGGCCTCCTGCGCGCGCAGCAGTTCCAGCGCGGTGTCCCCGTCGTCGGCCTCGCCGACGACGTCGATGCCGGGTTGCGCGTCGAGGACCATGCGAAACCCCAGGCGGACCAGTTCCTGGTCGTCGACCAGCACGACGCGGATCGTCACGGTGTCCTCCCGACGGGCAGTGTCGCCACCGTCTCGAAGCCGCCTCCGGTGCGACGGCCGGTGTGCAGCACACCACCGTAGGACACGACCCGTTCGCGCATGCCGACGAGACCGTGTCCGCTCTCGGACGCGTGCTCCTCGCCCGTGGTCGGGCCGCGGCCGTCGTCGGCGACGCGGATTCGCACGTCCTGCTCGCGGTAGGACAGCACGACCTCGATCCGGGTCACGTTCGGGCCGGCGTGCTTGCGCGTGTTGGTGAGCGCTTCCTGCACGATCCGGTACACCGCGAGGTCCGCGCTGTCCGGCAGTGCCCGCGGGGTTCCGTGCACGGTGAACTCGACGGGCAGTCCGGCCCGCCGGGTGTCGGTGATCAGTTGTTCCAGCTGCGCGACCCCGGGCCGGGGGCTGTGCGAGCCCGGTTCGTCGTCCCGGAGAACGTCCAGCATCCGCCGCATCTCGGACAGGGCCCGGCGACCGGTTCCCTCCACGTTCCGGATCGCGTGCTCGGCGCGGTCCGGGTCGTGGTGCACGTTGGCGGAAGCGCCCTTGGCCAGCACGACCACCGTGCTCAGACTGTGCGAGACGACATCGTGGATCTCCCGGGCGATCCGGGCCCGTTCCGCGGCCGCCGCGATCCGGGCCTGGTTGTCCCGCTCCCTTTCCAGCTGCACCGCGCGTTCCCGCAGGCCGGCCACGTAGGCCCGGCGGATGCCGATCATCGACCCCCAC
The sequence above is a segment of the Actinopolyspora saharensis genome. Coding sequences within it:
- a CDS encoding iron-sulfur cluster assembly protein, coding for MRTPEQHAHAALDAVVDPELDEPITELGFVRSLEVDDGRVTVHLRLPTPFCAPNFAYLMASDAKDVLTELPWTRAVTVELDDHHDSEVINRGLAAEAGYRGTFGAEADTDLDELRRTFHRKAHTAAMERALTGMLRADPDLAETDLHRVTIADLPDDGTTRALLRRRSALGLGTDATLPVLVDEHGTPYPREEIPLRLRRARSTRISIDGNAHFCRGLLRTRYADETPATEETTA
- a CDS encoding amidohydrolase family protein → MYTKDGESYFIVDAHVALWDARPENQRNIHGKQFIDCFYDYHRNLSPESEKWPYEEFLHQGSERLMHDLFDEGHVDHAIFQPALLDEFYRNGFGQTEEAFALTRAHPDKLTYNHCWDPRLGEDGLKQLREDAKRFGLQGCKLYTAEWRGQSRGWKLDDPWSYRYLEAARELGIRNIHIHKGPTVRPLDRDAFDVADVDKVATDFPELNFVIEHVGLPRLEDFCWIATQEPNVHAGLAVAIPFMHTRPRYFAEIIGELLYWLDEDRIQFSSDYAIWTPRWLVERFVDFQIPEDMTEYPPLTTAQKKKILGLNAAEMYDIPVPAELRLGQPRTAEVV
- a CDS encoding GAF domain-containing protein, which codes for MNELAERVHAGDAPVVPTQRLSASWQRSQEYGAPAERITPVYTGDVDDESLFFRCGQQVLQGLHETLANEPVSLMLTDHDGHVLSRSCQDRALLKALDNTYLAPGFAFSEREAGTNGLGLALADRMPSLVRGDEHYCTGLWDYTCAAVPVLDPVHGWLLGSVNLTTWSRKSAELLFALAQTAAGHTSALMLARGRGMRPRPSPRGEVFRVSTAAHPEPTPELSQPWHTALDELRAALADGLSVGVVGEPGVGKTTLLATALRRAHPHDRILHASPPAPDDTASWLALWTPELGKHNTSVIAADVDTLPSWAATELAGILTAQPRGPLAVTAREATTIPEALARHVDKVVDLPPLRRRPDDVLPLAEHLGKRARGRDVRFTPAAARALRTYHWPDNTEQLRRVVREAAARSDVVDTRHLPPEVLCGPTRALTRIETLERDEIVRCLAEPGTTPTRAAEILGMGRATIYRKIAQYGISIPD
- a CDS encoding response regulator; the encoded protein is MTIRVVLVDDQELVRLGFRMVLDAQPGIDVVGEADDGDTALELLRAQEADIALVDVRMPRMNGVEATRRIRAEDGPRVLILTTFDLDEYAYEALRAGASGFLLKDAPLADLVSALNHVHFGDAVVAPSTTRRLLEHFVERGTAGLQPHPAPAELDELTHREHEVLVLLARGLSNAEIADELVVSEGTVKTHVKRILTKLDLRDRVQAVVLAYESGVVEAGRR
- a CDS encoding sensor histidine kinase encodes the protein MRKHSRVVDAAVASAVFAYNLPVQGAYVPEGLPPGTGVLISLGLCAPHVARRDFPLASFGGILLACLVQLALGIGFLPADVMLYCALYTVAARHERRTSVAAAGLVTLCALLAATRWAAEPFLTIGDLLTALVLVVSVWMWGSMIGIRRAYVAGLRERAVQLERERDNQARIAAAAERARIAREIHDVVSHSLSTVVVLAKGASANVHHDPDRAEHAIRNVEGTGRRALSEMRRMLDVLRDDEPGSHSPRPGVAQLEQLITDTRRAGLPVEFTVHGTPRALPDSADLAVYRIVQEALTNTRKHAGPNVTRIEVVLSYREQDVRIRVADDGRGPTTGEEHASESGHGLVGMRERVVSYGGVLHTGRRTGGGFETVATLPVGRTP